In Mercurialis annua linkage group LG5, ddMerAnnu1.2, whole genome shotgun sequence, a single genomic region encodes these proteins:
- the LOC126682190 gene encoding uncharacterized protein LOC126682190, translating into MASTMMFNCSLAAAPVRASAGSGRKPDPNLKKTGSSSSWWAPLFGWSSDPDYINTAVTSSDYKQSETPESESRSKFSVGCFTEEKARQLRKKTAENSSFHDIMYHSAIASRLASDISDRSD; encoded by the coding sequence ATGGCTTCTACAATGATGTTCAACTGCTCTCTCGCCGCTGCTCCGGTCCGAGCATCGGCTGGATCCGGTAGAAAACCGGATCCCAATCTCAAGAAAACCGGTTCTTCTTCCTCCTGGTGGGCTCCTCTTTTCGGCTGGTCCTCCGATCCTGACTACATTAACACCGCCGTAACTAGTTCTGATTATAAACAATCTGAGACACCGGAGTCGGAATCTAGATCTAAATTCTCCGTCGGTTGCTTCACGGAGGAGAAAGCTAGGCAGCTGAGAAAGAAGACGGCTGAGAATAGTTCGTTTCACGATATAATGTACCACTCGGCGATTGCTTCTCGTCTCGCCTCGGATATATCGGACCGGTCCGATTAG
- the LOC126682189 gene encoding boron transporter 4-like, whose product MEHLKTPFRGIIKDVRGRAFFYKQDWIAGICSGFRILAPTTYIFFASALPVIAFGEQLSRDTDGSLSTVETLASTALCGIIHSILGGQPLLILGVAEPTIIMYTYLYNFAKGREDLGQKLFLAWAGWVCVWTALLLILLAVFNACTIINRFTRVAGELFGMLIAVLFIQEAIKGMVSEFEIPKLQDPKLEKYQFQWLYTNGLLGIIFTFGLLYTALKSRKARSWWYGTGLFRSLIADYGVPLMVVVWTALSFCVPSKVPSGVPRRLFSPLPWDSASLHHWTVIQDMGTVPVAYIFAAIIPGVMIAGLYFFDHSVASQLAQQKEFNLKKPSAYHYDILLLGFMTLICGLLGLPPSNGVLPQSPMHTKSLAVLKRQLIRRKMVESAKESIKQKASNSEIYGKMQAVFIEMDISPVPTVTKELQDLKEAVMNKEENTKDAFDPEKHIDANLPVRVNEQRVSNLLQSLLVAASVFAIPVIKKIPSSVLWGYFGYMAIDSLPGNQFWERILLLFIMPARRYKVLEGVHASFVESVPFKFIATFTIFQLVYFLVCFGVTWIPIAGILFPLLFFVLIGIRQYVLPKVFSQHHLRELDAAEYEEITGTPRLSLSLSFREKEASGSGNEEGKVVVSNAEMLDELTTSRGELKVRNVSFQEETRGQIYPEDIVEEE is encoded by the exons ATGGAGCACTTGAAAACTCCGTTTAGAGGCATCATTAAAGATGTTAGAGGAAGGGCATTTTTTTACAAACAAGATTGGATTGCTGGGATTTGTTCAGGATtcag AATATTAGCACCTACAACTTATATTTTCTTTGCTTCTGCTCTTCCTGTTATTGCCTTTGGTGAACAACTTAGTAGAGACACAG ATGGAAGCTTGAGCACAGTAGAAACATTAGCTTCGACAGCTTTATGTGGGATTATACACTCAATTCTTGGTGGACAGCCTCTTTTGATATTAGGAGTTGCAGAACCTACTATTATCATGTACACTTATTTGTACAACTTTGCTAAAGGAAGAGAAGATTTGGGACAAAAGCTCTTCTTAGCTTGGGCTGGATG GGTATGTGTCTGGACAGCTCTTCTGCTAATCCTTCTTGCTGTATTCAATGCTTGCACCATAATAAACAGGTTCACAAGGGTTGCAGGGGAACTTTTCGGCATGTTGATTGCTGTTCTGTTCATTCAAGAGGCAATTAAA GGAATGGTGAGCGAGTTTGAAATTCCAAAACTTCAAGATCCAAAGTTAGAGAAATATCAATTTCAATGGCTTTACACAAATGGATTGTTGGGCATAATTTTCACCTTTGGCCTGCTATACACTGCCTTAAAAAGCAGAAAGGCAAGATCCTGGTGGTACGGCACAG GATTGTTTAGAAGCTTGATTGCAGACTATGGAGTCCCATTAATGGTTGTGGTATGGACTGCACTTTCATTTTGCGTACCGAGCAAAGTTCCTTCTGGAGTTCCTAGAAGACTCTTTAGTCCTCTTCCTTGGGATTCTGCATCATTACACCATTGGACTGTAATCCAG GATATGGGGACAGTTCCTGTGGCATACATCTTTGCTGCAATTATTCCTGGTGTGATGATAGCAGGACTCTACTTTTTCGACCACAGTGTGGCGTCGCAGCTAGCACAACAAAAGGAATTCAATCTTAAGAAACCGTCTGCTTATCATTATGATATCTTGCTGCTGGGATTCATG ACTTTGATTTGTGGATTACTCGGGCTTCCTCCTTCCAATGGAGTCTTACCTCAGTCTCCAATGCACACAAAGAGCCTTGCTGTTCTCAAAAGACAG TTGATTAGGAGGAAGATGGTGGAGAGTGCTAAAGAAAGCATCAAGCAGAAAGCTAGCAACTCCGAAATATATGGCAAGATGCAAGCTGTTTTTATAGAGATGGATATAAGTCCTGTT CCTACAGTAACTAAAGAGCTACAAGACTTAAAGGAGGCAGTCATGAACAAGGAAGAAAATACAAAGGATGCATTTGATCCTGAGAAGCATATTGATGCCAATTTGCCTGTCAGAGTGAATGAACAAAGAGTAAGCAATTTGTTGCAGTCATTACTGGTGGCCGCATCGGTGTTTGCTATTCCTGTAATAAAGAAGATACCTTCATCAGTCCTGTGGGGTTATTTTGGTTACATGGCCATTGACAGTCTCCCTGGAAACCAGTTCTGGGAAAGAATCCTACTTCTTTTCATCATGCCCGCGAGGCGCTACAA GGTGTTGGAGGGGGTTCATGCTTCTTTTGTGGAGTCAGTTCCTTTCAAATTTATCGCTACCTTTACAATCTTCCAATTGGTGTATTTTCTGGTATGTTTTGGTGTGACATGGATTCCAATCGCCGGAATTCTGTTCCCACTTCTATTCTTCGTTCTCATCGGCATAAGGCAGTACGTTCTTCCCAAGGTGTTCAGCCAGCATCATCTTAGAGAATTGGATGCAGCCGAATATGAAGAAATCACCGGCACTCCACGACTATCTCTAAGCCTCTCTTTCAGA GAAAAAGAAGCAAGTGGTTCAGGAAATGAGGAGGGTAAAGTTGTAGTGAGCAATGCGGAGATGTTAGATGAGCTAACTACTAGCAGAGGAGAGCTTAAAGTTAGAAATGTGAGCTTCCAGGAGGAAACTCGCGGTCAG ATATATCCTGAAGATATTGTGGAAGAAGAGTGA